The Triticum dicoccoides isolate Atlit2015 ecotype Zavitan chromosome 6A, WEW_v2.0, whole genome shotgun sequence genome has a window encoding:
- the LOC119317842 gene encoding transcription termination factor MTERF8, chloroplastic-like, giving the protein MATPSAPRLHSPMPILFLAAGPLAAVHFSARCRLRLRLRIPHVATAAGAATTPGNSFAVEDYLVANCHLTQPQAVKASKNLAHLKSASNPDAVLAFLDGLGFSPKEVAAAVASNPRILCARIERSLAPISAELRALGLSTSQVARLAKIAGRYFLCRSFVSKVQFWLPLFGSPERLLQASDWNYWLLTSDLEKVVEPNVSFLRQCGLSACDISKLLVAAPRLVTMHPEYVQDSVRRAIELGVPPGSQMFRHAISTAGCIGQEKVDAKIAVLRETLGWSKEEVSLAISKAPRILVASEERLRRNAEFLVKEVGLEPQYIARRSVLLMYSLERRLMPRHLVVKLLKQRRLIEEDRCFFNVVAPTEEKFLEKFVVPFEECIPGLGDAYDAACAGKEPVKAEWAVSD; this is encoded by the coding sequence ATGGCCACTCCCTCCGCGCCACGTCTCCACTCCCCCATGCCTATCCTCTTCCTCGCCGCCGGTCCGCTCGCCGCCGTCCACTTCTCTGCccgctgccgcctccgcctccgcctccgtatCCCCCAcgtcgccaccgccgccggcgCTGCCACCACTCCGGGAAACAGCTTCGCCGTCGAGGACTACCTCGTCGCCAACTGCCACCTCACCCAGCCGCAGGCCGTCAAGGCCTCCAAGAACCTCGCCCACCTCAAGTCCGCCTCCAACCCCGACGCCGTCCTCGCATTCCTCGACGGCCTCGGCTTCTCCCCCAAggaggtcgccgccgccgtcgcctccaaCCCGCGCATCCTCTGCGCCCGCATCGAGCGCTCCCTCGCGCCCATCTCCGCGGAGCTCCGCGCCCTCGGCCTCTCCACCTCCCAGGTCGCCCGCCTCGCCAAGATCGCCGGCCGCTACTTCCTCTGCCGCAGCTTCGTGTCCAAGGTGCAGTTCTGGCTCCCCCTGTTCGGCTCCCCGGAGAGGCTGCTACAGGCCAGCGACTGGAACTACTGGCTCCTCACCTCCGACCTCGAGAAGGTGGTCGAGCCCAACGTCTCCTTCCTCAGGCAATGCGGGCTAAGTGCTTGTGATATTTCCAAGCTGCTCGTGGCCGCGCCGCGTCTGGTCACCATGCACCCCGAGTACGTCCAGGACTCCGTCAGGCGGGCCATTGAGCTCGGCGTGCCACCGGGCTCCCAGATGTTCCGGCACGCGATCTCCACCGCCGGCTGCATCGGCCAGGAGAAGGTGGACGCCAAGATCGCCGTCCTCAGGGAGACGCTGGGGTGGTCGAAGGAGGAGGTGAGCCTGGCCATCAGCAAGGCGCCGCGGATCCTGGTCGCCTCCGAGGAGAGGCTGCGCCGCAACGCCGAGTTCCTGGTCAAGGAGGTCGGGCTGGAGCCGCAGTACATCGCGCGCCGGTCGGTGCTGCTCATGTACAGCCTCGAGAGGAGGCTCATGCCCCGGCATCTCGTGGTGAAGCTCCTCAAGCAGAGGCGGCTGATCGAGGAAGACCGGTGCTTCTTCAACGTGGTGGCGCCGACGGAGGAGAAGTTCTTGGAGAAGTTCGTTGTCCCCTTCGAGGAATGTATCCCGGGCCTCGGCGATGCTTACGACGCTGCCTGTGCCGGCAAGGAGCCGGTGAAAGCTGAGTGGGCAGTGAGTGACTAG